One genomic segment of Profundibacter amoris includes these proteins:
- a CDS encoding response regulator — protein MNDTPEAHLLIVDDDERIRGLLQKFLIRHGFWVTAARDAEHARRILSGLEFDMIVMDVMMPGEDGISLTSSLREGGVTTPILLLTAKGETEDRITGLEAGADDYLAKPFEPKELLLRLNAILRRMPADTLADQGPKMLHLGPVRYNVERGEMWRGEELVRLTSTESALMKIFASCPNEPVSRAKLVEDLGRDTGQAQERAVDVQITRLRRKIETDPKQPRYLQTVRGEGYMLAPE, from the coding sequence ATGAACGACACCCCCGAAGCGCACCTGCTGATCGTAGACGATGACGAACGCATCCGCGGGCTGTTGCAAAAATTCCTGATCCGTCACGGGTTCTGGGTGACGGCAGCACGGGACGCCGAACATGCGCGCCGCATCCTGTCGGGGCTGGAATTCGACATGATCGTGATGGATGTGATGATGCCGGGCGAGGATGGCATCAGCCTGACCAGCAGCCTGCGCGAAGGCGGCGTCACCACCCCCATCCTGCTGCTGACGGCCAAGGGCGAAACCGAGGACCGGATCACCGGGCTTGAGGCTGGTGCAGACGACTATCTGGCCAAACCGTTTGAACCCAAGGAGCTGCTGTTGCGCCTGAATGCCATTTTACGGCGAATGCCGGCGGATACGCTTGCCGATCAAGGGCCGAAGATGCTGCATCTGGGGCCGGTGCGCTATAATGTGGAACGCGGCGAGATGTGGCGCGGCGAGGAACTGGTGCGACTGACCTCGACCGAAAGCGCCTTGATGAAAATCTTTGCAAGCTGTCCGAATGAACCGGTCAGCCGCGCCAAACTGGTCGAGGATCTGGGCCGTGATACCGGACAGGCACAGGAACGGGCGGTGGACGTGCAGATCACCCGCTTGCGCCGCAAGATCGAAACAGACCCCAAACAGCCCCGTTACCTGCAAACCGTGCGCGGCGAGGGCTATATGCTGGCCCCGGAATAG
- a CDS encoding MarR family winged helix-turn-helix transcriptional regulator — protein MAQDARSGGEALLFLTDEQLRKGIEAMFFAYRGFTADPDRILNNYSYGRAHHRAVHFIHRSPGTTVNNLLGILGVTKQSLNRVLRTLIEDGLVESRVGTRDKRERHLFLTEAGIALERELSDAQRKRMRDAYRAVGPDAVAGFRKVLEAMMEPEYRRYFKSLKEGES, from the coding sequence ATGGCGCAAGATGCAAGATCGGGGGGCGAGGCGCTGTTGTTCCTGACCGATGAACAATTGCGCAAGGGGATCGAGGCGATGTTCTTTGCCTATCGCGGATTCACCGCAGATCCGGACAGGATACTAAACAATTACTCCTATGGTCGGGCGCACCACCGCGCCGTGCATTTCATCCATCGCAGCCCCGGCACCACTGTCAATAACCTGCTGGGCATTCTGGGGGTGACCAAACAATCGCTGAACCGCGTGTTGCGCACCCTGATCGAGGACGGTCTGGTCGAAAGCCGCGTTGGCACCCGCGACAAACGCGAACGCCACCTGTTCCTGACCGAGGCAGGCATCGCGCTGGAACGTGAATTGTCCGACGCCCAGCGCAAGCGGATGCGCGATGCTTACCGCGCGGTCGGGCCGGATGCGGTGGCCGGATTTCGCAAAGTGCTTGAGGCGATGATGGAGCCGGAGTACCGTCGCTACTTCAAGTCCCTGAAAGAGGGTGAGTCATGA
- a CDS encoding branched-chain amino acid aminotransferase, translating to MSGAYDDRDGTIWMDGMMTRWRDAKVHILTHAMHYASSVFEGERAYNGKIFKSREHTERLHRSAKLIDFEIQWSVDEIEQVKAQVLRASRLKDAYIRAIAWRGAGEDMGVASARNPVHLAIAAWEWGAYYGDAKTKGAKLDISKWKRPSPETIPCQAKAAGLYMICTMSKHAAEAKGCSDAMMFDYRGYVAEATGANIFFVKDGEVHTPKPDCFLNGITRQTVIGMLQEKGIKVHERHIMPEELEGFEQCWLTGTAAEVTPVGQIGDYNFEVGALARDIAADYERLVRE from the coding sequence ATGTCAGGCGCATATGATGACCGCGATGGAACCATCTGGATGGACGGGATGATGACCCGCTGGCGCGATGCCAAGGTCCATATTCTGACCCATGCGATGCATTATGCTTCAAGCGTGTTTGAGGGCGAGCGTGCCTACAACGGCAAGATTTTCAAAAGCCGCGAGCATACAGAACGGTTGCATCGTTCGGCCAAGCTGATTGATTTTGAAATCCAGTGGAGCGTGGATGAAATCGAACAGGTTAAGGCACAGGTTCTGCGGGCCAGCCGTCTGAAAGACGCCTATATTCGGGCCATCGCATGGCGTGGCGCTGGCGAAGATATGGGGGTTGCATCTGCACGTAATCCTGTCCACCTGGCGATTGCCGCATGGGAATGGGGCGCCTATTACGGCGATGCGAAAACCAAGGGCGCAAAACTGGACATTTCCAAATGGAAACGTCCCAGCCCCGAAACCATCCCCTGTCAGGCCAAGGCGGCCGGTCTCTATATGATCTGCACCATGTCCAAACACGCGGCCGAGGCCAAGGGTTGTTCGGACGCGATGATGTTCGACTATCGCGGCTATGTGGCCGAAGCCACCGGCGCGAATATCTTTTTCGTCAAGGATGGCGAGGTGCATACACCCAAACCCGACTGTTTTCTGAACGGCATCACCCGCCAGACGGTGATCGGCATGTTGCAGGAAAAAGGCATCAAGGTGCACGAGCGCCACATCATGCCCGAAGAACTGGAAGGGTTTGAACAATGCTGGCTGACGGGCACCGCCGCCGAGGTTACACCGGTGGGGCAGATCGGCGATTACAATTTCGAGGTCGGGGCCCTTGCGCGCGACATCGCTGCGGATTACGAGAGGTTGGTGCGGGAGTAA
- a CDS encoding Dabb family protein, with product MIRHIVFFIAKNKDDIGDILSGLRILRDIPHATRLEVEPNLHSDDLSDAVDVVVYGEFADEAALAAYKAHPLYQDSIRRVRPLRELRMAADFQSPFTK from the coding sequence ATGATACGTCACATCGTGTTCTTTATCGCCAAGAACAAGGACGACATCGGGGATATTCTGTCGGGTCTGCGGATCCTGCGGGATATCCCCCACGCCACCCGACTGGAAGTTGAACCGAACCTGCATTCTGACGATTTGTCGGATGCGGTCGATGTGGTGGTTTACGGCGAATTCGCGGATGAAGCTGCGCTGGCGGCCTATAAGGCGCATCCGCTATATCAGGACTCCATCCGGCGGGTCCGCCCTTTACGCGAATTGCGCATGGCTGCGGATTTCCAAAGCCCGTTCACCAAATAA
- a CDS encoding cytochrome-c peroxidase, whose translation MKTLIPILLVSTAMTGAAFADDLRATALEQFKPLPSTVPNVADNPTSPEKVDLGRALFFDPRLSASGVFSCYSCHNLTTGGDDNLETSIGHGWQKGPRNSPTVLNSVLNEAQFWDGRADDLKAQAKGPIQAGVEMANTPENVVVTLNSMPDYVAMFGTAFADDAEPVSFDNMARAIESFEATLITPAPFDAYLNGDDTALNDDEKAGLALFIDKGCSSCHSGVNVGGHGYYPFGLVEKPGADILPVGDKGRFKVTETVDDEYVFRAAPLRNVTVTAPYFHSGKVWDLKVAVQIMAESQLGEELSDTETDQIVAFLGTLEGAVPPVTLPTLPAETASTPRPTAEVK comes from the coding sequence ATGAAAACCCTGATCCCGATCCTGCTTGTTTCCACGGCTATGACTGGCGCGGCTTTCGCCGATGATTTACGCGCTACAGCGCTAGAGCAGTTCAAGCCTTTGCCATCAACCGTGCCCAATGTGGCAGACAACCCGACATCGCCAGAAAAAGTCGATCTGGGGCGGGCGTTGTTCTTTGATCCGCGCCTGTCTGCCTCGGGTGTATTCAGCTGTTATTCCTGCCATAACCTGACCACAGGTGGCGATGACAACCTTGAAACATCCATCGGCCACGGCTGGCAAAAAGGCCCGCGCAATTCCCCAACGGTTTTGAATTCGGTTCTGAACGAAGCCCAGTTCTGGGACGGGCGCGCAGACGACCTGAAAGCTCAAGCCAAGGGGCCGATCCAGGCTGGCGTCGAAATGGCCAATACACCGGAAAATGTGGTGGTGACACTGAACAGTATGCCCGATTATGTTGCCATGTTTGGCACAGCATTTGCGGATGATGCCGAACCGGTTTCCTTTGACAACATGGCCCGCGCGATCGAAAGCTTCGAAGCGACCCTGATCACCCCTGCCCCGTTCGACGCATATCTGAATGGTGACGACACAGCGCTGAACGATGATGAAAAGGCAGGGCTGGCCCTGTTTATCGACAAGGGCTGCTCTTCCTGTCACAGCGGTGTCAACGTCGGCGGGCACGGATATTACCCTTTCGGCCTGGTTGAAAAACCCGGTGCGGACATTCTGCCGGTTGGTGACAAAGGGCGCTTCAAGGTTACGGAAACAGTCGACGACGAATATGTTTTCCGCGCCGCCCCCTTGCGAAACGTAACTGTTACTGCCCCCTATTTCCATTCCGGCAAGGTTTGGGATTTGAAAGTCGCGGTGCAGATAATGGCGGAATCCCAGTTGGGGGAAGAGCTAAGCGACACTGAAACCGACCAGATCGTTGCCTTCCTTGGCACATTGGAAGGGGCTGTTCCCCCGGTTACGCTCCCGACACTTCCGGCGGAAACCGCATCCACTCCGCGCCCAACGGCCGAAGTGAAATAA
- a CDS encoding DUF167 domain-containing protein: MDKGALSQLAQDGAEIAVRVTPKASRNRIIIEDSNIRVYVTTVPEGGKATKEVAKLLAKALGVPKTRLTLIRGATSRDKVFRIG; the protein is encoded by the coding sequence TTGGATAAAGGTGCACTATCACAACTGGCCCAAGACGGTGCCGAGATTGCTGTGCGGGTAACGCCCAAGGCGTCGCGCAACCGGATAATAATCGAGGATAGCAACATTCGTGTTTATGTCACTACGGTTCCCGAAGGGGGGAAGGCGACCAAGGAAGTGGCTAAACTGCTGGCCAAGGCATTGGGCGTGCCGAAAACGCGTCTGACCCTGATCCGAGGCGCAACTTCGCGGGACAAGGTTTTCAGGATTGGGTGA
- a CDS encoding M48 family metallopeptidase yields the protein MRRFVMLVAALAVTGCVEATTEKPAEKDSVPPPVPVSAFAASNNSKIQDFLAVVRRMEPVARRECRRRAITAKCNFTILIDNRKKQPANAFQALDDKDQPVIVFTRALIQETRNQDELAFVLGHEVAHHILEHISKTRDSALEGFLVGGLQAAVKGGDAKAIERAEQRSAFIGIRKYSKQYELEADALGTVITAHSGYNPLRGAQYFHRIPDPGDKYLGSHPPNAKRLQVVRQAVSKL from the coding sequence ATGCGCAGATTTGTGATGCTGGTTGCTGCCCTGGCTGTTACCGGATGTGTAGAAGCAACCACCGAGAAACCGGCCGAAAAAGACTCGGTTCCGCCACCTGTCCCGGTCTCTGCTTTTGCCGCCAGCAATAATTCCAAAATACAGGATTTTCTGGCGGTTGTGCGCCGTATGGAACCTGTTGCACGACGTGAATGTCGCCGTAGGGCCATCACCGCCAAATGCAATTTCACAATCCTGATCGATAACCGCAAGAAACAGCCGGCAAATGCGTTTCAGGCTTTGGATGACAAGGATCAGCCGGTCATTGTTTTCACACGCGCATTGATCCAAGAGACGCGAAATCAGGATGAGCTGGCCTTTGTATTGGGACACGAGGTTGCCCACCATATTCTGGAACATATATCGAAAACCCGTGATAGCGCCCTTGAGGGGTTTCTGGTTGGCGGGCTTCAGGCGGCCGTCAAAGGGGGCGACGCAAAGGCAATCGAACGTGCTGAACAGCGCAGTGCATTTATCGGAATCCGCAAATACTCGAAACAATACGAGCTTGAGGCCGATGCATTGGGCACGGTGATTACGGCCCATTCCGGTTATAATCCGCTAAGAGGTGCACAGTATTTTCACCGCATTCCTGATCCGGGTGACAAATATCTTGGCTCGCATCCACCTAACGCAAAGCGGCTTCAAGTCGTTCGCCAAGCCGTATCCAAGTTGTAA
- a CDS encoding VIT1/CCC1 transporter family protein, which produces MEWTHLERHYVDRIGWLRAAVLGANDGIVSTASLIAGVASAGAGQPEILLAGVAGLVAGAMSMAAGEYVSVSSQADAEKSDLAREARGLEAQPEFERRELAQIYVDRGLTADLADEVAVQLMEHDALGAHARDELGISHVVTARPIQAGLASAAAFTAGAALPVASVLLAPYEIITEVSTGVSLVALAVLGAMSARTGGSPVMRAVVRVTLWGALAMAATAGVGYLFGATVV; this is translated from the coding sequence ATGGAATGGACACATCTGGAGCGCCACTATGTGGATCGTATCGGCTGGTTGCGGGCGGCCGTTCTGGGCGCAAACGACGGGATCGTATCAACCGCCAGCCTGATTGCCGGTGTGGCCAGCGCCGGGGCGGGGCAGCCCGAAATCCTGCTGGCCGGTGTGGCCGGTCTGGTGGCTGGGGCCATGTCGATGGCGGCCGGGGAATATGTCTCGGTCAGCTCGCAGGCGGATGCCGAGAAAAGCGATCTGGCCCGTGAAGCACGCGGTCTTGAGGCGCAGCCCGAGTTCGAGCGCCGCGAGTTGGCGCAGATCTATGTCGATCGCGGTCTGACCGCTGATTTGGCCGACGAAGTTGCTGTGCAACTGATGGAACATGATGCGTTGGGGGCACATGCCCGTGACGAATTGGGAATTTCTCATGTTGTCACGGCACGACCTATACAGGCGGGTCTGGCCTCGGCGGCGGCATTTACGGCGGGGGCTGCACTGCCGGTCGCCTCGGTTTTGCTGGCCCCTTACGAGATAATTACCGAGGTTTCGACCGGTGTATCCCTTGTGGCACTTGCCGTATTGGGGGCCATGTCGGCCCGCACCGGTGGTTCGCCGGTCATGCGTGCAGTCGTGCGAGTTACCCTATGGGGGGCGTTGGCAATGGCAGCAACTGCTGGTGTTGGTTATCTGTTCGGGGCAACGGTGGTCTAG
- a CDS encoding YigZ family protein — MLQFENVVSDKGSRYAVCGGPVADRAAAKAFIKALKRGKKYARATHNTWAALLPDGPVKNDDGESGAGMMILRMLEREGLQNHIIVVTRWYGGVKLGGDRFRHVQTCVKHYLEQLRG; from the coding sequence GTGCTGCAATTTGAAAATGTGGTCAGCGACAAGGGATCCAGATACGCGGTTTGCGGTGGCCCTGTTGCTGATCGCGCGGCCGCCAAGGCGTTTATCAAGGCGCTGAAACGCGGCAAGAAATATGCCCGCGCAACCCATAACACATGGGCGGCGCTATTGCCCGACGGGCCGGTCAAGAACGACGATGGCGAAAGCGGGGCGGGGATGATGATCTTGCGGATGCTTGAGCGCGAGGGGCTGCAAAACCACATCATCGTTGTGACCCGCTGGTATGGCGGGGTGAAATTGGGCGGCGACCGGTTTCGCCATGTGCAAACCTGTGTGAAACACTATCTGGAGCAGTTGCGCGGTTAG
- a CDS encoding DUF255 domain-containing protein: MRIFLSLLLILLASPSFAENRLAQESSPYLQQHADNPVDWYPWGPEALEKAQAEGKMIFVSVGYASCHWCHVMEAESFEDPEIAAYLNAHFVSIKIDRERRPDLDEQFMLVTSALTGSGGWPNSVFLTPDAEPFFAGTYFPPDAFLQTLETIVDVWKTDNAALRAEAFEISQNMRDYLDQTAVLGDVTDADINAAATAMLGNLDDFNGGFGTAPKFPRENLLLFLLDQADRSGDSALMQAVTLTLDGMVRGGIHDHVGGGFHRYATDPEWNIPHFEKMLYNQALIGRLLLHAYSATGTPDYARAATRTFDYVLREMRSPEGAFYAAQDAESPGPDGKLQEGAFYVWTPDQIKQALGPEAPAMNDILNITEDGNFEGASVLYTSDTPLKAIAGRDGIRDFDALLEQLRNARETRQKPLTDQKVILAWNAEMVITLAQASRVLNRPDYGQAAVQATEFMLQNMWFDDGLKRIWYQGAADTEAHLVDYAALGRALLALDDYLGGAESDWLGIADRLADDMQTLFADDRQAMRMNAQTVGLGPMRPLDDNEIASGNAQALELLAGLDRRLARTGEAAPKLAAALAVDAINGPEQRAAILTAIATERNGLTGAMRVSNGGAVRVFASLDAHGKQLLLSIEPREGWHINAHEPLEDYLIGMELAVAQTPVALSAYPKAEIKELGFSETPLSLYDTSFVMAAQIAQTGDKPVTIRLTLQACNDEVCLPPDDMLFRVWP, translated from the coding sequence ATGCGCATATTCCTCTCCCTCCTGCTGATCCTGCTTGCCTCGCCATCCTTCGCCGAAAACCGGCTGGCGCAGGAATCCTCGCCCTACCTGCAACAGCACGCCGACAACCCCGTGGACTGGTATCCATGGGGACCGGAAGCGCTGGAAAAGGCGCAGGCCGAGGGGAAAATGATATTCGTATCCGTCGGTTACGCCTCCTGTCACTGGTGCCATGTGATGGAGGCCGAAAGTTTCGAGGACCCCGAAATCGCCGCCTATCTGAACGCGCATTTCGTCAGCATCAAGATCGACCGCGAACGCCGCCCCGATCTGGACGAACAGTTCATGCTGGTCACATCGGCCCTGACCGGCAGCGGCGGCTGGCCCAATTCCGTGTTCCTGACCCCCGATGCCGAACCCTTCTTTGCCGGCACCTATTTCCCGCCCGATGCTTTCCTGCAAACCCTTGAAACCATTGTAGATGTCTGGAAAACCGACAACGCCGCCCTGCGGGCCGAGGCCTTTGAAATCTCGCAAAACATGCGCGATTATCTGGACCAGACGGCAGTTCTGGGCGATGTCACCGACGCCGATATAAACGCCGCGGCCACCGCGATGCTGGGCAATCTGGACGACTTCAACGGCGGTTTCGGCACCGCGCCGAAATTCCCGCGTGAAAACCTGTTGCTGTTCCTGCTGGATCAAGCCGACCGCAGCGGCGATAGTGCCCTTATGCAGGCTGTCACCCTGACACTGGACGGGATGGTGCGCGGCGGTATCCATGATCACGTTGGTGGCGGGTTTCACCGCTATGCCACCGATCCCGAATGGAACATCCCGCATTTTGAAAAGATGCTGTATAATCAAGCGCTGATCGGGCGCCTTTTGCTGCACGCCTATTCCGCAACGGGCACCCCCGATTACGCCCGCGCCGCCACGCGGACCTTTGACTATGTGTTGCGCGAAATGCGCAGCCCCGAGGGCGCGTTTTACGCCGCACAGGATGCGGAATCACCGGGGCCGGACGGCAAGCTGCAAGAAGGCGCGTTCTATGTCTGGACGCCGGATCAGATCAAACAGGCCCTTGGCCCCGAAGCCCCTGCCATGAATGATATCCTCAACATCACCGAGGACGGAAATTTCGAAGGCGCCAGCGTCCTGTACACCAGTGACACCCCGCTAAAAGCAATCGCCGGACGTGATGGTATCCGCGACTTTGACGCCCTGCTTGAACAACTGCGAAACGCCCGTGAAACGCGCCAAAAACCGCTGACCGATCAAAAGGTCATTCTGGCATGGAACGCAGAAATGGTCATAACGCTGGCCCAAGCCAGCCGCGTTCTGAACCGCCCCGATTATGGGCAGGCCGCTGTGCAGGCCACCGAATTCATGCTGCAAAACATGTGGTTTGACGACGGGTTAAAACGCATCTGGTATCAGGGCGCGGCTGACACCGAGGCCCATCTGGTCGATTATGCCGCCCTTGGCCGTGCCCTGCTGGCACTGGACGATTACCTTGGCGGGGCGGAGTCCGACTGGCTGGGGATAGCCGACAGGCTGGCCGATGACATGCAGACCCTGTTTGCCGATGACCGGCAGGCGATGCGAATGAACGCGCAAACGGTCGGACTTGGCCCGATGCGCCCGCTGGATGACAACGAAATCGCCTCGGGTAACGCGCAGGCGCTGGAATTGCTGGCCGGCCTTGACCGCCGTCTGGCCCGCACCGGCGAGGCCGCGCCGAAACTGGCCGCGGCGTTGGCGGTAGATGCGATCAACGGGCCGGAACAGCGGGCGGCGATACTGACGGCCATTGCCACCGAACGAAACGGATTGACCGGCGCGATGCGGGTTTCAAACGGCGGGGCGGTGCGGGTGTTTGCATCGCTGGATGCCCATGGAAAACAACTTCTGCTCAGCATCGAGCCGCGCGAGGGCTGGCACATCAACGCGCATGAACCGTTGGAGGATTACCTGATCGGCATGGAACTGGCCGTGGCGCAAACACCGGTCGCCCTGTCCGCCTATCCCAAGGCCGAGATCAAGGAGCTGGGATTCAGTGAAACCCCGCTGTCACTATATGACACGTCCTTTGTGATGGCCGCCCAGATTGCACAAACCGGCGATAAACCCGTCACCATCCGCCTAACCCTTCAGGCCTGCAATGACGAAGTGTGCCTCCCCCCCGACGACATGCTTTTTCGGGTCTGGCCCTAA
- a CDS encoding BrnA antitoxin family protein yields MTVPEPHPIRHPDKRKPTRAQLAHLKSAKEALLQLHLTIYGREYMSLHVPEDWQSLEEVFRCTPAKQKITLRLDEAVVKFFRKKGRGYQELINQVLRSYVELRLAKILEGPEDVGPNGEVL; encoded by the coding sequence ATGACTGTCCCCGAACCCCACCCGATCCGCCATCCGGACAAACGCAAACCGACCAGGGCGCAACTGGCGCATCTGAAATCGGCCAAAGAGGCGCTGTTGCAACTGCATCTGACGATCTATGGCCGCGAATACATGTCGCTGCATGTGCCCGAGGACTGGCAATCGCTGGAAGAGGTGTTCCGCTGCACCCCCGCCAAGCAAAAGATCACCCTGCGGCTGGACGAGGCGGTGGTGAAGTTTTTCAGAAAGAAGGGGCGGGGGTATCAGGAACTGATCAATCAGGTTCTGCGCAGCTATGTGGAATTGCGGCTGGCCAAGATTCTGGAAGGGCCGGAAGATGTGGGGCCGAACGGGGAGGTGTTGTGA
- the rimO gene encoding 30S ribosomal protein S12 methylthiotransferase RimO gives MPQNPPSLRPDLAPRARINEPARDGQLRIGMVSLGCPKALVDSERILTRLRAEGYAISPDYTGADAVIVNTCGFLDSAKAESLDAIGEALRENGRVIVTGCLGAEPDYIREHHPQILAVTGPHQYEQVLDAVHMAVPPSPDPYIDLLPASGVTLTPRHYSYLKISEGCNHACKFCIIPDMRGRLASRPAHAVMREAEKLVEAGVKELLVISQDTSAYGLDLKYATEKGHRAHITDLARDLGSLGAWVRLHYVYPYPHVRDLIPLMADGLILPYLDIPFQHAHPDTLKRMARPAAGAKTLDEIAAWRDICPDITLRSTFIVGYPGETEAEFQTLLDWLDQAQLDRVGCFQYENVAGARSNALPDHVPEDVKQDRWDRFMAKAQSISEAKLAAKVGKVMDVIVDEVDEDAATCRTMADAPEIDGNLFIDEGFEGLKAGDIVTVEVDEAGEYDLWGKMV, from the coding sequence ATGCCCCAGAATCCCCCCTCCCTGCGCCCCGACCTTGCCCCCCGCGCTCGGATCAATGAACCGGCCCGCGACGGCCAGCTGCGCATCGGCATGGTGTCGCTTGGTTGCCCCAAGGCGCTGGTGGACAGCGAACGCATCCTGACCCGCTTGCGCGCCGAAGGCTACGCCATTTCCCCCGACTACACCGGCGCGGATGCGGTGATCGTCAACACCTGCGGCTTTCTGGACTCCGCCAAGGCCGAAAGCCTTGATGCCATCGGCGAGGCCCTGCGCGAAAACGGCCGCGTCATCGTCACCGGCTGTCTGGGGGCCGAGCCGGACTACATCCGTGAACACCACCCGCAGATCCTTGCGGTCACCGGCCCGCACCAATACGAACAGGTGCTGGACGCGGTGCATATGGCCGTGCCGCCGTCGCCCGATCCCTATATCGACCTGCTGCCGGCCAGCGGCGTCACCCTGACCCCGCGCCACTACAGCTATCTGAAGATTTCCGAGGGCTGCAACCACGCCTGCAAATTCTGCATCATCCCCGACATGCGCGGCCGCCTTGCCTCCCGCCCTGCCCATGCGGTGATGCGCGAGGCCGAAAAACTGGTCGAGGCCGGCGTCAAGGAACTGCTGGTGATCTCGCAGGATACCTCGGCCTATGGGCTGGACCTGAAATATGCGACGGAAAAGGGCCACCGCGCCCATATCACCGATCTGGCCCGCGATCTGGGATCGCTTGGCGCCTGGGTGCGGCTGCACTATGTCTACCCCTACCCCCATGTGCGCGACCTGATCCCGCTGATGGCGGATGGGCTGATCCTGCCCTACCTCGACATCCCGTTCCAGCACGCCCACCCCGACACGCTCAAACGCATGGCCCGCCCGGCTGCCGGTGCCAAAACGCTGGATGAAATAGCCGCATGGCGCGACATCTGCCCCGACATCACTCTGCGCAGCACCTTCATCGTCGGCTACCCCGGCGAAACCGAGGCCGAGTTCCAGACCCTGCTGGACTGGCTGGACCAGGCCCAACTGGACCGCGTCGGCTGCTTCCAGTACGAAAACGTCGCCGGCGCCCGCTCGAACGCCCTGCCCGACCATGTGCCGGAGGATGTGAAACAGGACCGCTGGGACCGGTTCATGGCCAAGGCACAAAGCATTTCCGAGGCCAAACTGGCGGCCAAGGTCGGCAAGGTCATGGACGTCATCGTTGACGAGGTAGACGAGGACGCCGCCACCTGCCGCACCATGGCCGACGCGCCGGAAATAGACGGGAACCTGTTTATTGATGAGGGGTTCGAGGGGTTGAAGGCAGGGGATATTGTGACGGTCGAGGTGGACGAGGCGGGGGAGTATGATCTTTGGGGGAAGATGGTTTGA
- a CDS encoding OmpP1/FadL family transporter: MNKLLGQTAGRLGITLTTAMILATPAMATEGMFALGFSTNQRAMGGAGVAYGYEAMSATLNPANAANVGHEMQFGLDIFSPNRGFTQAPGPRVESNSNYFPVPNFSYNKPLDNGKVFNISVYGNGGMNTDYPINMFGVGSPTGIDLSQMFISATYAGKSGNLSWGISPTVVIQTFRANGLPFGSGRDWSYGGGLRAGIVYEASPQLSLGLSGSTKMNMTKFDKYANLFENRGEFDVPGSITAGLAYKANSKLTMMLDVQRIFYSGVDAISNPVGPPPFGTPGGPGFGWDDINVLKLGLEYKANDTMTWRAGYAYSENPVGPEDVSMGILAPGVVTHHLTVGGTYSFNPSNSIDFAIEYAPENTVTGGPITLDMSQFSVSVGWTRKF, from the coding sequence TTGAATAAACTGCTAGGACAAACGGCGGGCCGTTTGGGAATAACGCTTACAACAGCAATGATATTGGCAACACCGGCGATGGCAACCGAAGGGATGTTCGCGCTGGGTTTCAGTACCAATCAGCGGGCAATGGGCGGCGCTGGTGTGGCTTATGGGTACGAGGCCATGTCGGCCACGCTGAACCCGGCCAATGCCGCGAATGTGGGGCATGAAATGCAATTCGGGCTGGATATCTTTAGCCCGAACCGCGGGTTTACACAGGCCCCCGGCCCACGTGTTGAAAGTAACTCGAATTATTTCCCCGTACCGAATTTTTCCTACAACAAGCCATTGGACAACGGCAAAGTGTTCAATATTTCGGTCTATGGCAATGGGGGCATGAATACAGATTATCCCATAAACATGTTCGGAGTAGGAAGCCCGACCGGTATTGACCTGAGCCAGATGTTTATCTCGGCGACCTATGCCGGGAAATCGGGCAATCTGTCTTGGGGCATCTCGCCAACTGTTGTCATCCAGACATTCCGCGCCAACGGGCTGCCTTTTGGATCGGGGCGTGACTGGTCCTATGGCGGTGGTTTGCGCGCCGGTATCGTATATGAGGCTTCGCCGCAACTGAGCTTGGGTCTGTCCGGCAGCACCAAGATGAACATGACCAAGTTCGACAAATATGCAAACCTGTTCGAAAATCGCGGCGAATTCGATGTTCCCGGGTCGATTACGGCGGGGCTTGCCTATAAGGCGAATTCAAAGCTGACAATGATGCTGGATGTGCAGCGGATATTCTATTCCGGTGTGGATGCCATTTCGAATCCGGTTGGCCCACCGCCATTTGGCACACCAGGTGGCCCAGGGTTTGGCTGGGACGATATCAACGTTCTGAAACTGGGTCTGGAATACAAAGCCAATGATACAATGACGTGGCGCGCCGGTTATGCCTACTCGGAAAATCCGGTTGGCCCCGAGGACGTTTCAATGGGCATTCTGGCCCCCGGGGTTGTTACCCATCATCTGACGGTTGGCGGCACCTATTCGTTCAACCCCAGCAACTCGATTGATTTTGCGATCGAGTATGCGCCCGAGAACACTGTAACAGGTGGCCCGATCACGCTTGATATGAGCCAGTTCAGTGTTTCGGTGGGCTGGACACGCAAGTTCTAA